GCCTACCTGCTGGTCCGCAATCTGGAGGAACGGCTTGGCCGCGCCTCTGGCAGCGATTACCGGCTGGACCTGTCCCTGCGCACCCGCAGCGAAGGTCAGGCGATCACCGCGGGCAATGAGACCACCCGCTATTCCATCGTCGGCGTTGCCAGCTACAGCCTGTTCCGCCTGTCCGACGGCATTATCGTGGCCAGCGGCAGCGAAGATGCCTTTACCGGCTATTCCGCCACCGGATCGACGGTGGAAACCCTGGCCGGGGAACGCGATGCCAATGCGCGGCTGATGCAGATTCTGGCCGATCAGATCACCGCCCGGGTGCTGACCACTGCGGATCTGGCCGCTGCGGCGCCGACTGCGGAATGAAGCTCTCCCCGCGCGACGCCGAGGGCTATTTCAAAAAGCCCGACC
This genomic stretch from Phaeobacter gallaeciensis harbors:
- the lptE gene encoding LPS assembly lipoprotein LptE, encoding MSLPDPRHILALPLVLLLGLAACGFTPVYAPGGTGAALYGKIAIQSPEEIKTDNEVNAYLLVRNLEERLGRASGSDYRLDLSLRTRSEGQAITAGNETTRYSIVGVASYSLFRLSDGIIVASGSEDAFTGYSATGSTVETLAGERDANARLMQILADQITARVLTTADLAAAAPTAE